Part of the Penicillium digitatum chromosome 4, complete sequence genome is shown below.
ACCATACAGTGCTCAGTGAAGCATCCAGCAGTGCCCTTCCCGTTCGAATCCTGGGGGGCACTTGGTGTAGGTTTCACTTTGTAGGGACGAGTTTAAGAATGCCGTCACCACATCTCGCTGTCTcatgtcgaggtcgaaggcagcgaCCAGTGCAAATACAGCTCTCGCAGTTTTAACTGCTAGTGTGGCGGCTCTCTTTTCGTCGGTAGACAACCATTGGAAGTCACCTCGAACACAGATTCGTGCTTTGAACTTCTCGAGCACACCATTGGCGTCAAATTTATATGTGAACACCCACTTCAAGGGTAGGACCTGTGTGTTTTTCCGGTTCGGTGTCTGAACTTCTGTgtatgtctcttttttttcaatgtctgTACCTCGAAGCTTGCTGCTGCCATGAATTCCTTGGCAAATCGATGGTTCTTCATTTGGATCCAGTTctcaggtggtggtggaagatcctctCTGTGTGGTTTCGTTTTAAACCTTTGATTCATGCTTGTTGTGAATGCATAAAGTAGGCTTGGTGGCTCTTCTTGAGCAAGTGAGAGGTATGTTGCATAGTCTGGATcgatcctcggcttcctgctTCTTGTGCCAGTGACGATATTCGATGTTTCAATGCTTGCTGAGATGTCTCTCGGTGCTCGACGTTGAGATGACAactctggtgttggtgagtatatcatctctctctggagttgtctctcgatctcctcttcttcatcgactgTCTCCACCCCCCCAGATCCGGTTGATTGTGGAACAGAGATCGGATCTGGCACTGATGCTGGGATTTGGTTTGACAAaattggagaggttgaagctattggtgatgatggcggtgatggttgtagtggtgagagatgtggtgaggcATCTCTTGGTGTATCCTCATTTCTTGTTTGCTCCCTTGGTCTAATAGTGGACTGCGGGGTCAATGGGAGATCGGATGCTGCTTTTGAACTTGCTAGCACCGgggttctttctctctccaccacctctgtgtcttctccttgattggtatgctcggtttcatcatgaagagctatccttgctattgactttggcatcctcgattggatgctcatttcaacttgtgcttcttccatggtaAGCACGGTTGGCTGCACGCCTAGTCCCTCTGATATGGTACTAATAGCGTCTTCTGAGTCAGGTAGTGGCCTCGATTTTGAATACCGTCTTGTTTCGTCAAACACGGCATCTCTGATAATTTCAACATTTCCAATACTGGCTTTTCCTTTGGGTGGGAACTAGATCTTGTATAGGTTTTTCGAGACATACCCGACAAGATATCCTATCTCCGCTCTTGATGCCATCTTTTCTGACTGCACTCGCTTCAGGATTCTCGAGTACACCAAGCAGCCATATAACCTCACATTCGAGAGGTTAATCACTTGATCCTTTACACCATCTGGTGCGGCATGCTTTAGCAATTcattccatggaatcatccacttgttgttcatttttgtggTTACTCTGTTCAGCATATACGCTGCTGCGTACACTGCTTCAGGCCAAAGGTGTCGAGGAAGATCGGtgtcattgatgagggctcttgcagttcgtacaaccactcccccagatctttCGGCGGGACTATCTATCTCTGGTAGGCCTGGTGGTGAGTGTTCAATGGTACACCCCTGGGCCTCTATCATGGATTCTACCTCGTtgccagcacttctttcattgtcatagtgaaagaccctgatttcaatcttAAACCAGTTTTTCACTAGTGCTATGAACTTTCTGACAGCCATTTGACActcgttcttcttggtgtgtgtgaacacaaagtggcatctaataccatcaagatagaagTGCGTTAACCAAATATGACCATTGTGTGCTGGTTAGTTTTACACTAAGTCGAAGTGGACCCTTCCGAACACACCATATGCTTGGCCTATTTTCCTGCGAGAGATCTGCTTTGGCGCATCTGCCAATTGACAAGCTTCACAtacctgcttcttcttgccagggtTGCTTTCAATGGTGATGCCCTCAGTCATCTCTGCAAGCTTTTCGATACGCTCGGTCCCAACGTGACCAAGGCGTCTATGCCAGGTTTGAATAGATCCTTCGGATCTTGGTTCTTGAGCTGATCTCTTCGTGGCGAGGATCAAGTTTTCAGGTGACAACTTAGGGTATCGAAAACCCTATGGCTGTGTTAGCCAAGTCAATTTCTGGTCCTGGTACACTTGGTATACCTGTCTCCCTTCAGTGGTTTCAATGCAGTTGCTTCTGAAATTAACGAGCAAGCTGGCTTTCATCAATCCATGGGATATCAGATTACTGTGGAAGTTCGGAGAGTATCTTGTGTTATACAACTCCATTCTCACTGGGTTCTTTGTGACCGGGCTAACACCATAGATGACTATAGTGCCGATTCCTTTGACACTTGTTTCTGTGTCACCTACCTTCACTACGCTCTGGGCGTCCTCGAAAGTCACAAATAATCTTCGGTCATTGCACACATGAACCTGTGCGCCGGTGTCGACTACCCACCTTTTTTCGGTTGGTATCTCATTGTCATTGGTGGGCATGGCCGGGGTGgtgaaaaaaccaaaagcttctcctccaagcgTAACATTTGCTTGTTCGGTGGGTTTCTTGCTCTGGTTCAGTTctgttctcttcttttcgaCAAGAGCTTTCCAGGTAGGGTTCGCTTTCATAgctttctcccatttctgtcTTGCTGGCGCTACTGGTTTGTAGTTCGGTGGTCGTATTTCTTCAAAGATGTCCCAGCATTTCTATGGCTGGTGTTTTTTGAAGCCTCTTCCGCATGGGCATGCCCTGTCTCCTAGGGGTGTCACTTCTTGCTTCGTTTCCGTGGGCTTcacttcttcatgaccttgCCATGTTGCAAAGACTGCTTTTGAGATCCCCTTTTGGCTAGCTTGCTTGCCGTATGTGATTTTCCAATGAGCTTTATACCGAttaagaagc
Proteins encoded:
- a CDS encoding Polynucleotidyl transferase, ribonuclease H fold, translated to MELYNTRYSPNFHSNLISHGLMKASLLVNFRSNCIETTEGRQGFRYPKLSPENLILATKRSAQEPRSEGSIQTWHRRLGHVGTERIEKLAEMTEGITIESNPGKKKQAKHMVCSEGSTST